The window GTTTTAGCTTAGTATGAGAATTTCTTCATAATTTTAATGACATAAATTAGCAAAAGCTTTATTTGACAGCAAAGCATTAATTACACGATGCAAGTTTATCTATTTCTTAATTAAAATTTGGTATAGTAAAGTCAGTGAAAAACTTTAGAAATGAGGGAAGCAAATATGAGCAAAGCAAAAAAGGTCGTAATTCTTGGTGGAAGTGGTTTTCTTGGGCAAGCATTATGTCAAGCTGCTGTCATAGAAGGCTTCACCGTAATCAGTATCTCTCGTAGTGGACAACCATCAGAAGATAGACTGACTGCTAAAGAAAGTGCATCATCAATTACTTGGGTTGCTGCAGATATTTTTACAACAACTGATTGGCATATTTATTTACAAGATGCCTTCGCCGTAATTGATTTAATTGGAATTATTAAAGAACAACCAAAAAAAGAAATCACCTATTCTAAATTTATTGTTAAAGCTGCTAAAATTATTGGTGTAGCTTCGGCTCAACTTCCATCCCTACAGCACTTTATTTTTCTATCAGCAAATGCTGGACCCTATCGTTACATGCAAGCAAAACAAGAAGCCGAAAGTTTATTAATTAATCTGCCACTTCCTTTAACTATCGTTCGACCAGGATTATTAGTTGGTCGTGATCGCCCATCATCTATCCGCGCAAAATGGGCCTTAAATACACTAGCAAAGCTCCCATTAATTGGCAATCTAACTCAAGCAATCAAGCCCATTGACGTTCAGCTTGTGGCTAAAAAAATTGTACAAATCTTAGATAGTCCAAAACCGCTGACAACTCGCGTAATCGGAATTGAGCAGCTTACACAATAAAAAGAGTCCTGACAAACATTTTTGTTTGTGTAGTGACCTCCAAAAGTTAGATTTTTAAGTCGTTTTGGGGGATCACTACATTGTCAGGGCTCTTTTAATACTCAATATTTTTTGTTTCTTTGCTAATTCGGATCGGCTGTTTGGCATATCCATAATTCCGTAAGTTGATATGACGCAGCACAACATTTCCTGCTCGATATTGAACCGCAATAGCAATTTTATCTGCTTGCTTATCTAGATTGTCACGTCCAACGAAATAATTAATCACGACTTGATGATAAGCAGAAACTACTAGACCTCTCGGTGTTGATTCCACATATAAATCGGTTTTTTGTGGAAAATAGGCGGCTAAAAAACTCCCACGAATTCCATAGGCTGAACACGATAAAGCATCTTCCCCTTTATGATGACCAATATGTCGAAAGTTATAGGATCGGTTATCATGAAAAGAAAAATGTCCAAAAATCTGGGTATCGGAAGCCGCAGAACTCGTCTCATGGGCTTTAATTTCAATACCTCCAAAACCATAGGCTGTTCGATTATTAACTAAGGAAACATGTTGCGATCCATCGTCTACTTCAATCCCATTAGAATTAGAATAACCTAACTCATGTGCTCGTCCACTTGGATGATGCAGATAAGAATGACTAATCAAAATATTTTGACTATGATGCGTCGTAATCCCATCATCTCCATAACCATAAGCTTCGATTTGATCCAACCAAATATATTCACTACCGCCTCTTGAACGTGTTCCATCACCTAAATAACTATAATAAGGAGCAGTAATATCAATCCCATGTAAGCCTGGGTTTTGAATAACAACATTTCGTACTACAGCATACTTCACATGAGCTAAGGTTACTCCACTAGAGGCGGTTCCACCTGCTGCTGTTGATTCAAAACTCTCCAAACGTTCTACATTCCAATCCAACATCACTTGTTCAATCTGTATATGATGATTCCCAAAAACAGGCTGTTTATTAGTTATTAATCGTTGTGATTTCGGAGCTTCTCTATGAAGCTTAATCGTTGTTTCAGTTGAACCCGCCCCAACTAAAATTGTATTGGACGGCAACTTAATACCTTTTACTATAAAGATCCCTTCTGGTACATTCACTTTCCGACTACCAAAAGCCAACGCTCGTTTAAAAGCCTTTGTACAATCGGTCACGCCATCTCCAACAGCACCAAAATCAGTAACGGATACTTCTTTTCTTATTCTTTTTTTTAACCTACTCATCTCTTGTTGTAGTTTTTCATACCAGTCAGGCACAACTTGCCCATCATCATTAACAATTAAGGAAGGTCCATATGAATAGTCTGTTTTGAATTTAGTGGACATCCTCCACTTACACCAACTATTTTTTTGATAGTCCATAATAGACGGTGGTAAATTATCAAAAAGTCGTTGTGTTTCAGTTAATACGTCTCTTTTATCTGAATTTTTTTCATAGTTAGGAAATAAATTCTGCAATGTCCGCTGATTCTCCTCAAGCAAACTCATATAACTCCTCCTCTCCTAGCGTTTATTTGCCATTATTGTACCATGATTAAACGAATTATCGAGACTAAAAGATTAAAAAAGAATTATTTAGTCTACTTACACTAAATAATTCCATATTATAAATTAAATCAATCTAAAATCCCATAAAGTCCATCTAATGTTTTCAATTCATAAGTCGGTGTAATATCTGTTGTATTTTCTTTCAAAGATGGATTAAACCAGCACGTATCCATCCCTACATTTGCTCCGCCTAAAATATCTGAACCTAATGTATCTCCAATAATTAACGTCTTTTCAAGGTTAAAATTAGGTATACGTTCAAAAACATAATCAAAATATTCTCTCATAGGCTTTTGATAGCCTGTATCTTCAGAAACAAAAATATCCTTAAATAATGGATGCAATCCTGAATCACGCAAGCGTTTATCTTGTGTTTTAGAAACTCCATTCGTCACAATATATAACTCATAGTTCTCTTTTAAATTCAGAATTAAATCAAATGCACCGTCAACTAACTCATGACCTTCTTCTAAAAAACGACGATAACTTTGTTCCATTTTTACACCATCTACTTCACGATCAAACTCTTTAAATAACAAATAAAAACGTGTATTTACCAATTCATCACGCTCTAATTTCCCTTGTTCAAAATCTTCCCATAATCCTTTGTTGATTGTTTGATATGTTTCTTCGATTTCTTTTGTAAAAGGGATTCCTTGCTCTTTAAAAAGTAAAGCTAAAGCTTGATTTTCTGCTGCTCCAAAATCTAATAATGTATCATCTACATCAAATAATAAGGTTTGATAAGTCTTCACAATACTACCTCCAATTGGCTATTTATCAAAGTATAGCATACCTCCAAACAAAATTCCTACTATAAAAAACCGTTATATTTTCACTAAAAAATTGGTATAGTTGTGAATTAAATAACAAAATTATATTAAAAAAAATTAATTTTTTTAAGCAATATCAATAGACAAGATTATAACATTATGCTATTATAT is drawn from Carnobacterium gallinarum DSM 4847 and contains these coding sequences:
- a CDS encoding SDR family oxidoreductase, giving the protein MSKAKKVVILGGSGFLGQALCQAAVIEGFTVISISRSGQPSEDRLTAKESASSITWVAADIFTTTDWHIYLQDAFAVIDLIGIIKEQPKKEITYSKFIVKAAKIIGVASAQLPSLQHFIFLSANAGPYRYMQAKQEAESLLINLPLPLTIVRPGLLVGRDRPSSIRAKWALNTLAKLPLIGNLTQAIKPIDVQLVAKKIVQILDSPKPLTTRVIGIEQLTQ
- a CDS encoding YjjG family noncanonical pyrimidine nucleotidase, producing MKTYQTLLFDVDDTLLDFGAAENQALALLFKEQGIPFTKEIEETYQTINKGLWEDFEQGKLERDELVNTRFYLLFKEFDREVDGVKMEQSYRRFLEEGHELVDGAFDLILNLKENYELYIVTNGVSKTQDKRLRDSGLHPLFKDIFVSEDTGYQKPMREYFDYVFERIPNFNLEKTLIIGDTLGSDILGGANVGMDTCWFNPSLKENTTDITPTYELKTLDGLYGILD
- a CDS encoding glycosyl hydrolase family 28-related protein; this encodes MSLLEENQRTLQNLFPNYEKNSDKRDVLTETQRLFDNLPPSIMDYQKNSWCKWRMSTKFKTDYSYGPSLIVNDDGQVVPDWYEKLQQEMSRLKKRIRKEVSVTDFGAVGDGVTDCTKAFKRALAFGSRKVNVPEGIFIVKGIKLPSNTILVGAGSTETTIKLHREAPKSQRLITNKQPVFGNHHIQIEQVMLDWNVERLESFESTAAGGTASSGVTLAHVKYAVVRNVVIQNPGLHGIDITAPYYSYLGDGTRSRGGSEYIWLDQIEAYGYGDDGITTHHSQNILISHSYLHHPSGRAHELGYSNSNGIEVDDGSQHVSLVNNRTAYGFGGIEIKAHETSSAASDTQIFGHFSFHDNRSYNFRHIGHHKGEDALSCSAYGIRGSFLAAYFPQKTDLYVESTPRGLVVSAYHQVVINYFVGRDNLDKQADKIAIAVQYRAGNVVLRHINLRNYGYAKQPIRISKETKNIEY